One segment of Panicum virgatum strain AP13 chromosome 3K, P.virgatum_v5, whole genome shotgun sequence DNA contains the following:
- the LOC120699134 gene encoding UDP-glucose flavonoid 3-O-glucosyltransferase 7-like: MASNDEQQPLHVLLFPFVAPGHLIPVADMAALFASHGVKCTILTTPANADVIRSAVDGANNAVCSTGAPEIDISTVPFPDVGSLAPGVESVVGISSEADRSRLLEAVRLLREPFDRFLADHRPDAVVADSFYPWTTDTAAEHGVPRLCFLGTSMFARACNASLLCSNTLELEGLPPDDPDAIVSLPGLPHRVTLRRGQVMDPRKNELEWNYGKLVNAADQRSYGEVFNSFAELEPGYAEHYRTALGRRVWLVGPVGHASDVLAARGGAGELSLEAERCLRWLDQKPDGSVVFISFGTLTRFTAVEQREVARGLQLSGRNFVWVMSESEAEPSQWMPEGFAELIDPREHGIIFWGWAPQRLILGHSAVGGFVTHCGWNSVLEAVSAGVPLVTWPRHGDQFYNEKLILEVLKIGVSVGSRFSATKVEVRSEVINGEKIAEGIDRVMGDDEEAEAVRKKAVDLRGKARSAIEKGGSSYDDLDQLITELMARRNSVSV; encoded by the coding sequence ATGGCTTCCAACGATGAGCAACAGCCACTACATGTTCTCTTATTCCCGTTTGTCGCGCCGGGCCACCTCATTCCGGTCGCTGACATGGCCGCCCTCTTCGCCTCTCACGGCGTCAAGTGCACCATCCTCACCACCCCCGCGAACGCCGATGTCATCCGCTCAGCTGTCGACGGAGCCAACAACGCCGTCTGCAGCACCGGCGCCCCGGAGATCGACATCTCCACCGTCCCCTTCCCCGACGTCGGATCACTGGCGCCGGGCGTCGAGAGCGTCGTCGGAATTTCCTCTGAGGCCGATAGGTCCAGGTTGCTGGAAGCGGTCCGGCTGCTCCGCGAGCCGTTCGACCGCTTCCTGGCCGACCACCGCCCCGACGCCGTCGTGGCTGATAGCTTCTACCCGTGGACCACGGACACCGCTGCCGAGCATGGCGTCCCACGGCTATGTTTCCTTGGGACCAGCATGTTTGCCCGGGCCTGCAACGCCTCCTTGCTGTGCAGCAACACGTTGGAGTTGGAGGGGCTTCCTCCAGACGACCCCGATGCCATCGTGTCCCTGCCGGGTCTGCCGCACCGCGTCACGCTGAGGAGGGGCCAGGTGATGGACCCGAGGAAGAACGAGCTGGAGTGGAACTACGGGAAGCTCGTGAACGCCGCGGACCAGAGGAGCTACGGCGAGGTCTTCAACAGCTTCGCCGAGCTGGAGCCGGGCTATGCCGAGCACTACCGCACGGCGCTCGGCCGCCGCGTGTGGCTCGTGGGTCCGGTCGGGCACGCCAGCGATGTCttggcggcgaggggcggcgccggcgagctctcGCTCGAGGCGGAAAGGTGCCTGCGGTGGCTCGACCAGAAGCCGGATGGCTCAGTTGTGTTCATCTCGTTCGGTACGCTGACTCGTTTCACGGCGGTGGAGCAGCGGGAGGTGGCCCGCGGCCTACAGCTATCCGGAAGGAATTTCGTCTGGGTCATGAGTGAATCAGAGGCCGAACCATCACAGTGGATGCCCGAAGGCTTTGCAGAACTCATTGATCCGAGAGAGCACGGCATCATTTTCTGGGGTTGGGCTCCACAGAGGCTCATCCTCGGCCACTCCGCAGTCGGTGGGTTCGTGACTCACTGTGGGTGGAACTCGGTGCTAGAGGCCGTGAGCGCTGGCGTGCCGCTGGTGACGTGGCCTCGGCACGGTGACCAGTTCTACAATGAAAAGCTCATCTTGGAGGTGCTCAAGATTGGGGTCAGTGTCGGTTCCAGGTTCTCCGCGACAAAGGTGGAGGTTCGTAGTGAGGTCATCAATGGTGAGAAGATCGCAGAAGGCATTGATAGAGTGATGGGTGATGACGAAGAAGCAGAAGCGGTAAGGAAGAAGGCTGTAGATCTTCGTGGAAAAGCCAGGAGCGCCATAGAGAAGGGAGGCTCTTCGTACGACGATCTTGATCAGCTGATTACTGAGTTGATGGCTCGCCGGAACTCTGTAAGTGTTTGA